The following proteins come from a genomic window of Ferrovibrio sp. MS7:
- a CDS encoding PAS domain-containing protein, protein MPGDGIVSPKYGVLAAGEQPEHPLLQRLLTDWRAAAAQNGLPSPAFVDPLKLNYLLGSLIIVGVMQDAEGDLRFNYRLVGTDLVARRGHDHTGGWMHEHEDPMVANTGPIVCRLAVETRQPVQMQAERRFEGRRYPVDYLLLPLAPSASGGIDRLLIAQLYGTDMPRLPYRGKAGL, encoded by the coding sequence ATGCCGGGGGATGGAATTGTCAGTCCAAAATATGGCGTGCTTGCCGCTGGCGAGCAGCCTGAGCATCCGTTGTTGCAGCGGCTGCTGACGGATTGGCGAGCAGCAGCAGCGCAGAATGGCCTGCCCTCACCAGCTTTTGTCGACCCATTGAAGCTCAATTACCTGCTTGGCAGCCTGATCATTGTTGGCGTAATGCAGGATGCCGAAGGCGACCTGCGCTTCAATTATCGTCTAGTCGGCACAGACCTTGTGGCTCGGCGCGGCCACGACCATACCGGCGGCTGGATGCATGAACATGAAGACCCGATGGTCGCCAATACCGGCCCTATTGTCTGCCGCCTGGCAGTGGAGACGCGCCAGCCGGTGCAGATGCAGGCAGAGCGCCGCTTCGAGGGCCGCCGCTATCCGGTGGATTACCTGCTGCTGCCCCTGGCGCCTTCGGCCAGTGGCGGCATCGACCGTCTGCTGATCGCACAGCTCTATGGCACCGATATGCCCCGCCTGCCCTATCGCGGCAAGGCCGGACTTTGA